In Curtobacterium sp. MCPF17_002, one genomic interval encodes:
- the uvrC gene encoding excinuclease ABC subunit UvrC, with protein MADTVSWRPKAGEIPTDPGVYRWRDEAGRVLYVGKAKNLRARLSNYFAPLPTLHERTRRMVLTARSVEWTTVGSEIEALQLEYTWIKEFDPPFNVKFRDDKSYPYMAITLGEESPRVMVTRNRKIKGAKYFGPYPKIWAVHDTIDLMIKVFPIRTCSDSSYKKAMQTGKPCFPGQIGKCGGPCSQKVTIAEHRALVEEFVRFMASYDRRVITQLKQRMAASADAMQYERAAKYRDQVGALEAVLEKSAVVLRDSVDLDLFGIAEDELAAAVQLFSVRGGRIRGVRGWVVDKELDISTGDLVEQIVQGQYATTEEPPREVVVPELPEDAEALQQWLSERRGGRGTKLSTAQRGDRAGLARTAAQNAAQALMLYKTKRSADYTTRSAALADIQDALGMTEAPLRMECYDISHLQGTNVVASMVVFEDGLPRKDQYRRYTIAETTDDTDSMYQVLSRRLARLDEDATAPDVPDVTSDEVVEGSKPTKRFAYRPQLLIVDGGQPQVQAAKRAMDEAGVHDIALVGIAKRLEELWLPDDDFPVILPRNSEALFLIQRIRDEAHRFAITHQRTRRKRDVRSQLSEIPGLGPTRVSALLKHFGSVARLREATAEAIGEVPGVGPATAAAVVTKLAQTPLSAPAGPTPASPQDQPDDAPQDQPDDAPQDQPDALQDTTLQDTTLLDTTLQDTALQGAGAIPGGAVRLPQVTPDGPQLPS; from the coding sequence GTGGCGGACACCGTCTCGTGGCGACCGAAGGCGGGGGAGATCCCGACCGACCCCGGCGTCTACCGGTGGCGTGACGAGGCCGGGCGGGTGCTCTACGTCGGCAAGGCGAAGAACCTCCGCGCACGGCTGAGCAACTACTTCGCCCCGCTGCCGACGCTGCACGAGCGCACCCGGCGGATGGTCCTGACGGCACGAAGCGTCGAGTGGACCACCGTCGGCTCGGAGATCGAGGCGCTGCAGCTCGAGTACACGTGGATCAAGGAGTTCGATCCGCCGTTCAACGTCAAGTTCCGCGACGACAAGTCGTACCCGTACATGGCGATCACCCTGGGCGAGGAATCCCCCCGGGTGATGGTCACGCGGAACCGGAAGATCAAGGGAGCGAAGTACTTCGGTCCGTACCCGAAGATCTGGGCGGTGCACGACACCATCGACCTGATGATCAAGGTGTTCCCGATCCGCACCTGTTCCGACTCGTCGTACAAGAAGGCGATGCAGACGGGCAAGCCGTGCTTCCCGGGGCAGATCGGCAAGTGCGGTGGCCCGTGCTCGCAGAAGGTCACGATCGCCGAGCACCGTGCCCTGGTCGAGGAGTTCGTCCGGTTCATGGCGAGCTACGACCGCCGGGTGATCACACAGCTCAAGCAGCGGATGGCGGCCTCCGCCGACGCGATGCAGTACGAGCGGGCGGCGAAGTACCGCGACCAGGTCGGCGCGCTCGAAGCGGTGCTGGAGAAGTCCGCCGTGGTGCTCCGCGACTCCGTCGACCTCGACCTGTTCGGCATCGCCGAGGACGAGCTCGCCGCCGCCGTGCAGCTGTTCTCCGTGCGCGGCGGTCGCATCCGCGGTGTCCGCGGTTGGGTGGTCGACAAGGAGCTCGACATCTCGACGGGCGACCTCGTCGAGCAGATCGTCCAGGGCCAGTACGCGACGACGGAGGAACCCCCGCGCGAGGTCGTCGTGCCGGAACTCCCCGAGGACGCCGAGGCGCTGCAGCAGTGGCTCAGCGAGCGTCGGGGCGGCCGCGGCACGAAGCTCAGCACCGCGCAGCGCGGGGACCGGGCCGGGCTCGCCCGCACCGCCGCGCAGAACGCGGCGCAGGCGCTGATGCTCTACAAGACGAAGCGCTCGGCCGACTACACCACCCGCTCGGCAGCACTGGCCGACATCCAGGACGCCCTCGGCATGACCGAGGCTCCGTTGCGGATGGAGTGCTACGACATCTCGCACCTGCAGGGCACGAACGTCGTCGCGTCGATGGTCGTCTTCGAGGACGGCCTGCCCCGCAAGGACCAGTACCGCCGGTACACGATCGCCGAGACCACCGACGACACCGACAGCATGTACCAGGTGCTCTCGCGGCGCCTGGCGCGCCTCGACGAGGACGCCACGGCTCCGGACGTCCCCGACGTCACGAGCGACGAGGTCGTCGAGGGCTCGAAGCCGACGAAGCGCTTCGCGTACCGCCCACAGCTGCTCATCGTCGACGGTGGGCAGCCCCAGGTGCAGGCGGCGAAGCGTGCGATGGACGAGGCCGGGGTGCACGACATCGCGCTCGTCGGCATCGCCAAGCGGCTCGAGGAGCTCTGGCTGCCGGACGACGACTTCCCGGTGATCCTGCCCCGCAACTCCGAGGCGCTGTTCCTCATCCAGCGGATCCGCGACGAGGCGCACCGGTTCGCCATCACGCACCAGCGGACCCGTCGGAAGCGCGACGTGCGCTCCCAGCTGTCCGAGATCCCCGGACTCGGCCCGACGCGGGTGAGCGCGCTGCTCAAGCACTTCGGGTCGGTCGCACGGTTGCGCGAGGCGACGGCGGAGGCCATCGGCGAGGTGCCCGGCGTCGGGCCCGCGACCGCGGCCGCGGTGGTCACGAAACTCGCCCAGACGCCCCTGAGCGCACCCGCAGGGCCGACTCCGGCCAGCCCGCAGGACCAGCCCGACGACGCGCCGCAGGACCAGCCCGACGACGCCCCGCAGGACCAGCCCGACGCCCTTCAGGACACCACCCTGCAGGACACCACCCTGCTGGACACCACCCTGCAGGACACCGCCCTGCAGGGTGCCGGGGCGATCCCTGGAGGCGCGGTGCGGCTCCCACAGGTGACCCCGGACGGGCCGCAGCTCCCGTCGTGA
- the uvrA gene encoding excinuclease ABC subunit UvrA, with amino-acid sequence MTITSDRGTSTSGRNAFGEPADLHIPGGTAPHSTSTLSVRGARVHNLRDVDLEIPRDSLVVFTGLSGSGKSSLAFDTIFAEGQRRYVESLSAYARQFLGQVDRPDVDFIEGLSPAVSIDQKSTNRNPRSTVGTITEVYDYMRLLWARIGVPHCPVCGEVISKQSVQQIADQLMEFESGTRFQVLAPVISKKKGEFVDLFQELAASGYARAIVDGERIQLSDPPKLKKQVKHDISVIVDRLVANDDILGRLTDSLETALRLTDGTVAIDLVDAEGPGAVRVYSENLSCPNNHPLALTEIEPRTFSFNAPFGACPECSGLGTRMSVDPDLVLGDPEASLRNGVLLPWTGTSGLYSYFEKLLAGLGKDLGFDLDTPWSRLDPSVQAAILTGKDFQVSVSWRNRFGREMRYTSGFEGVMPYIERKFAEAESDSQRQRFQGYLREVPCPVCDGTRLKPEVLGVTVADRSIADVTNLSLDDAYAFMDTLSLTDREAHIAAAVLREIRARLEFLLEVGLNYLTLARGAGGLSGGEAQRIRLATQIGSGLTGVLYVLDEPSIGLHQRDNRRLIDTLVKLKDLGNTLIVVEHDEDTIRTADWVVDIGPGAGVNGGNVVHSGSYEGIIENRASITGDYLAGRRAIEVPAERRKVNLKRTISVQGARANNLKSIDADFPLGVFTAVTGVSGSGKSTLVNDILYKVLANQLNGARHIAGKHTRVKGLDQLDKVVHVDQAPIGRTPRSNPATYTGVFDRIRQLFAETTEAKARGYQPGRFSFNVKGGRCENCSGDGTIKIEMNFLPDVYVACEVCGGARYNRETLQVHYKGKNISEVLDMPISEAAEFFEPISAIHRYMATLVDVGLGYVRLGQSATTLSGGEAQRVKLATELQRRSNGRTVYVLDEPTTGLHFEDVRKLLLVLQSLVDKGNTVITIEHNLDVIKSADWLIDMGPEGGSGGGTILATGTPEHVANVPESHTGVFLKEIFDAQDARVGKEQAVGARKVTSGKQAKQSTGKQKAGAR; translated from the coding sequence ATGACCATCACCTCTGACCGCGGAACCTCGACGTCGGGCCGGAACGCCTTCGGTGAGCCCGCAGACCTCCACATCCCCGGCGGCACGGCACCGCACAGCACCTCCACGCTCAGCGTGCGCGGCGCCCGTGTGCACAACCTCCGGGACGTCGATCTCGAGATCCCGCGCGACTCGCTCGTCGTGTTCACCGGCCTGTCCGGCTCGGGCAAGTCCTCGCTGGCGTTCGACACGATCTTCGCCGAGGGGCAGCGCCGCTACGTCGAGTCGCTCTCCGCGTACGCGCGCCAGTTCCTCGGGCAGGTCGACCGTCCGGACGTCGACTTCATCGAGGGGCTGTCGCCCGCGGTGTCGATCGACCAGAAGTCGACGAACCGGAACCCGCGCTCGACCGTCGGCACCATCACCGAGGTCTACGACTACATGCGCCTGCTCTGGGCGCGCATCGGTGTGCCGCACTGCCCCGTCTGCGGCGAGGTGATCAGCAAGCAGAGCGTGCAGCAGATCGCGGACCAGCTCATGGAGTTCGAGTCGGGCACGCGCTTCCAGGTGCTCGCGCCGGTGATCTCGAAGAAGAAGGGCGAGTTCGTCGACCTCTTCCAGGAACTCGCGGCGTCCGGCTACGCCCGCGCGATCGTCGACGGGGAGCGCATCCAGCTCAGCGACCCGCCGAAGCTGAAGAAGCAGGTCAAGCACGACATCTCGGTGATCGTGGACCGCCTGGTGGCGAACGACGACATCCTCGGCCGCCTCACCGACTCGCTCGAGACGGCACTGCGCCTGACCGACGGCACGGTCGCGATCGACCTCGTCGACGCCGAGGGCCCCGGCGCCGTCCGGGTCTACTCCGAGAACCTCTCCTGCCCGAACAACCACCCGCTGGCGCTGACCGAGATCGAGCCCCGCACGTTCTCGTTCAACGCGCCGTTCGGTGCCTGCCCGGAGTGCTCGGGTCTCGGCACACGCATGTCCGTCGACCCGGACCTCGTGCTCGGTGACCCCGAGGCGTCCCTCCGCAACGGCGTGCTGCTGCCGTGGACGGGCACGAGCGGCCTGTACTCGTACTTCGAGAAGCTGCTGGCCGGGCTCGGGAAGGACCTCGGGTTCGACCTGGACACCCCGTGGAGCCGGCTCGACCCGTCGGTGCAGGCGGCGATCCTCACCGGCAAGGACTTCCAGGTGTCGGTGTCCTGGCGCAACCGGTTCGGCCGTGAGATGCGGTACACGAGCGGGTTCGAGGGCGTCATGCCCTACATCGAGCGCAAGTTCGCCGAGGCCGAGTCGGACTCGCAGCGGCAGCGCTTCCAGGGCTACCTGCGCGAGGTCCCGTGCCCGGTGTGCGACGGCACGCGTCTGAAGCCCGAGGTCCTCGGGGTCACGGTCGCCGACCGCAGCATCGCCGATGTCACGAACCTCTCGCTCGACGACGCCTACGCCTTCATGGACACCCTCTCCTTGACGGACCGCGAAGCGCACATCGCCGCGGCCGTCCTGCGCGAGATCCGGGCGCGTCTCGAGTTCCTGCTCGAGGTCGGCCTCAACTACCTGACGCTCGCGCGCGGTGCTGGCGGCCTCTCCGGTGGCGAGGCGCAGCGCATCCGCCTGGCGACCCAGATCGGTTCCGGGCTGACCGGCGTGCTGTACGTCCTCGACGAGCCGAGCATCGGCCTGCACCAGCGCGACAACCGCCGGCTCATCGACACCCTGGTGAAGCTCAAGGACCTCGGCAACACGCTCATCGTCGTCGAGCACGACGAGGACACGATCCGCACGGCGGACTGGGTGGTCGACATCGGCCCCGGTGCCGGTGTCAACGGCGGCAACGTCGTGCACTCCGGTTCGTACGAGGGCATCATCGAGAACCGTGCATCGATCACCGGCGACTACCTCGCGGGCCGTCGGGCGATCGAGGTCCCCGCCGAGCGCCGGAAGGTGAACCTCAAGCGCACGATCAGCGTGCAGGGCGCCCGCGCGAACAACCTCAAGTCGATCGACGCGGACTTCCCGCTCGGTGTCTTCACGGCGGTCACCGGCGTGAGCGGATCGGGCAAGTCGACGCTCGTCAACGACATCCTCTACAAGGTGCTCGCCAACCAGCTCAACGGTGCGCGGCACATTGCCGGCAAGCACACCCGCGTCAAGGGGCTCGACCAGCTCGACAAGGTCGTGCACGTCGACCAGGCGCCGATCGGCCGCACGCCGCGGTCGAACCCGGCGACCTACACGGGCGTGTTCGACCGCATCCGTCAGCTCTTCGCCGAGACCACCGAGGCGAAGGCCCGTGGCTACCAGCCCGGCCGCTTCAGCTTCAACGTCAAGGGCGGCCGGTGCGAGAACTGCTCGGGTGACGGCACGATCAAGATCGAGATGAACTTCCTCCCCGACGTCTACGTCGCGTGCGAGGTCTGTGGCGGTGCGCGGTACAACCGCGAGACGCTGCAGGTGCACTACAAGGGCAAGAACATCTCCGAGGTCCTCGACATGCCGATCAGCGAAGCGGCCGAGTTCTTCGAGCCGATCTCCGCGATCCACCGGTACATGGCGACCCTGGTCGACGTGGGCCTCGGCTACGTCCGGCTCGGACAGAGCGCGACGACCCTCTCCGGCGGCGAGGCGCAGCGCGTCAAGCTCGCGACCGAGCTGCAGCGTCGGTCGAACGGCCGCACCGTGTACGTGCTCGACGAGCCGACGACGGGGCTCCACTTCGAGGACGTCCGCAAGCTGCTCCTCGTGCTGCAGAGCCTCGTCGACAAGGGCAACACGGTCATCACGATCGAGCACAACCTCGACGTCATCAAGTCGGCCGACTGGCTCATCGACATGGGACCGGAGGGCGGTTCCGGCGGCGGCACGATCCTCGCGACGGGCACCCCGGAGCACGTGGCGAACGTCCCCGAGAGCCACACGGGTGTCTTCCTCAAGGAGATCTTCGACGCGCAGGACGCCCGGGTCGGCAAGGAGCAGGCCGTCGGTGCCCGCAAGGTGACGTCCGGCAAGCAGGCGAAGCAGTCGACCGGCAAGCAGAAGGCGGGTGCTCGGTAG
- a CDS encoding SDR family NAD(P)-dependent oxidoreductase, protein MSADAGAGAGAEGGAGVRRTVVLTGASAGLGYHAAEQLAAAGHRVVLATRDTTRAAAAERSIRRSVHDADLAFLHLDLADLDSVRTAADELAQLEPDGVDAIVNNAGVVGAAEQRTTRQGTELQIGTNHLGHFAWTALTLPVLEQRAGRVVHLGSIAHRWARLDRSDPLGAGRYSSHRQYGRSKLAVMLFGFELAERLADAGSPVSSVVAHPGLSLDMLGPERPDIAPSRSEPAWTRAGQRLYAQGKDAGAEPLVHAAVAPGVRSGEYWGPSGWMQLRGRAAVVRAEPRAHDRTEAARLWTASERASGVAFALDALV, encoded by the coding sequence ATGTCCGCTGACGCCGGGGCCGGGGCCGGGGCCGAGGGCGGTGCCGGTGTCCGTCGGACCGTCGTCCTCACGGGGGCGAGTGCTGGTCTCGGGTACCACGCGGCCGAGCAGCTCGCGGCGGCCGGCCACCGCGTCGTGCTCGCCACGCGTGACACCACCCGGGCCGCGGCGGCCGAGCGCAGCATCCGCCGGTCCGTGCACGACGCCGACCTTGCCTTCCTGCACCTCGACCTGGCCGACCTCGACAGCGTGCGGACGGCGGCGGACGAACTCGCGCAGCTCGAACCCGACGGTGTCGACGCGATCGTCAACAACGCCGGTGTGGTGGGGGCGGCTGAGCAGCGGACAACCCGCCAGGGGACCGAGCTGCAGATCGGCACGAACCACCTCGGCCACTTCGCGTGGACCGCGCTGACCCTGCCCGTGCTCGAACAGCGGGCCGGACGGGTCGTGCACCTCGGGTCGATCGCGCACCGGTGGGCACGGCTGGACCGGAGCGACCCCCTCGGTGCGGGGCGCTACTCCAGCCACCGGCAGTACGGCCGGAGCAAGCTCGCCGTGATGCTCTTCGGCTTCGAGCTCGCCGAACGCCTCGCCGATGCCGGGTCGCCGGTGTCGAGCGTCGTCGCGCACCCCGGTCTCTCGCTCGACATGCTCGGACCCGAGCGGCCGGACATCGCCCCCTCGCGCTCCGAGCCCGCCTGGACCCGAGCAGGGCAGCGGCTGTACGCCCAGGGGAAGGACGCCGGTGCCGAGCCGCTCGTGCACGCCGCGGTCGCCCCCGGTGTCCGGTCGGGGGAGTACTGGGGCCCGTCGGGGTGGATGCAGCTGCGGGGCCGCGCGGCGGTCGTCCGTGCTGAGCCGAGGGCGCACGACCGGACCGAGGCCGCCCGGCTCTGGACCGCCAGCGAGCGGGCCTCCGGGGTCGCGTTCGCTCTCGACGCACTCGTCTGA
- the uvrB gene encoding excinuclease ABC subunit UvrB, with protein sequence MEPTRAVRPFEVISEYSPSGDQPAAIAELAGRINAGETDVVLLGATGTGKSATTAWLIEQVQRPTLVLAHNKTLAAQLANEFRSLLPENAVEYFVSYYDYYQPEAYVPQTDTFIEKDSSVNAEVERLRHSTTNSLLSRRDVVVVSTVSCIYGLGTPEQYMNASVALHVGQTITRDQLVRKFVAMQYQRNDVDFARGTFRVRGDTLEIIPMYEEHAIRIEMFGDEVEALSSLHPLTGNVIEDLPAVSIFPASHYVADTDVMHRAIGTIKEELAERLAELEGQGKLLEAQRLRMRTTFDIEMMEQIGFCSGIENYSRHMDGRVAGEAPHCLIDYFPDDFLIVIDESHVTVPQIGAMYEGDASRKRTLVEHGFRLPSALDNRPLTFAEFLDRVGQKVYLSATPGRYELGVTDSVVEQIIRPTGLVDPEIVVKPSDGQIDDLLEEIKQRVDKNERVLVTTLTKRMAEELTDFLGNAGVRVRYLHSDVDTLKRVELLTELRQGVYDVLVGINLLREGLDLPEVSLVAILDADKEGFLRSSTSLIQTIGRAARNVSGQVLMYADKMTDSMKTAIEETDRRREKQVAYNTERGIDPQPLRKKIADITEILARESDDTKALLEGRPGADGRRSPTPNLKRGGIAGEGATQLEATIGDLNDQMLQAAAELKFELAARLRDEVQDLKKALRQMESAGHVR encoded by the coding sequence ATCGAGCCCACCCGGGCTGTCCGGCCGTTCGAGGTCATCAGCGAGTACTCGCCGAGCGGTGACCAGCCCGCGGCGATCGCCGAACTCGCGGGCCGGATCAACGCCGGTGAGACCGACGTCGTGCTGCTCGGTGCCACCGGTACGGGCAAGTCGGCGACCACGGCATGGCTCATCGAGCAGGTGCAGCGCCCGACGCTCGTGCTCGCGCACAACAAGACCCTCGCGGCGCAGCTCGCGAACGAGTTCCGCAGTCTGCTGCCGGAGAACGCCGTCGAGTACTTCGTCTCCTACTACGACTACTACCAGCCCGAGGCGTACGTCCCGCAGACGGACACCTTCATCGAGAAGGACTCCTCGGTCAACGCCGAGGTCGAGCGGCTCCGGCACTCCACGACGAACTCGCTGCTCAGTCGGCGCGACGTCGTCGTCGTCTCGACGGTGTCCTGCATCTACGGCCTCGGGACGCCGGAGCAGTACATGAACGCTTCGGTGGCGCTGCACGTCGGGCAGACGATCACCCGCGACCAGCTCGTCCGCAAGTTCGTCGCGATGCAGTACCAGCGCAACGACGTCGACTTCGCACGTGGCACCTTCCGGGTCCGTGGCGACACCCTCGAGATCATCCCGATGTACGAGGAGCACGCGATCCGCATCGAGATGTTCGGTGACGAGGTCGAGGCGCTGTCGTCACTGCACCCGCTGACCGGCAACGTCATCGAGGACCTGCCCGCGGTGTCGATCTTCCCCGCCTCGCACTACGTCGCCGACACCGACGTCATGCACCGCGCCATCGGGACGATCAAGGAAGAGCTCGCCGAGCGCCTCGCCGAGCTCGAGGGCCAGGGCAAGCTGCTCGAGGCCCAGCGCCTCCGCATGCGCACCACGTTCGACATCGAGATGATGGAGCAGATCGGCTTCTGCTCGGGCATCGAGAACTACTCGCGGCACATGGACGGTCGTGTCGCGGGCGAGGCGCCGCACTGCCTCATCGACTACTTCCCGGACGACTTCCTCATCGTCATCGACGAGTCGCACGTCACGGTGCCGCAGATCGGTGCGATGTACGAGGGTGACGCGTCGCGCAAGCGCACCCTGGTCGAGCACGGCTTCCGCCTGCCGAGCGCGCTCGACAACCGCCCGCTGACGTTCGCGGAGTTCCTCGACCGCGTCGGGCAGAAGGTCTACCTGTCGGCGACCCCCGGCCGGTACGAGCTCGGTGTCACGGACAGCGTCGTCGAGCAGATCATCCGTCCGACCGGCCTCGTCGACCCGGAGATCGTCGTGAAGCCGAGCGACGGCCAGATCGACGACCTGCTCGAGGAGATCAAGCAGCGCGTCGACAAGAACGAACGCGTGCTCGTGACGACCCTGACGAAGCGCATGGCTGAGGAGCTCACCGACTTCCTCGGCAACGCCGGCGTGCGGGTGCGCTACCTGCACTCCGACGTCGACACCCTCAAGCGGGTCGAACTGCTCACGGAGCTCCGCCAGGGCGTCTACGACGTGCTGGTCGGCATCAACCTGCTGCGCGAGGGCCTCGACCTGCCGGAGGTCTCGCTCGTCGCGATCCTCGACGCCGACAAGGAGGGCTTCCTCCGTTCGTCGACGTCGCTCATCCAGACGATCGGTCGTGCCGCCCGCAACGTGTCGGGCCAGGTGCTCATGTACGCCGACAAGATGACCGACTCGATGAAGACCGCGATCGAGGAGACCGACCGTCGTCGCGAGAAGCAGGTCGCGTACAACACCGAGCGCGGCATCGACCCGCAGCCGCTCCGCAAGAAGATCGCCGACATCACGGAGATCCTCGCGCGGGAGAGCGACGACACGAAGGCGCTCCTCGAGGGACGCCCCGGGGCCGACGGCCGTCGCTCGCCGACGCCGAACCTCAAGCGCGGCGGCATCGCGGGCGAGGGAGCGACCCAGCTCGAGGCCACCATCGGGGACCTCAACGACCAGATGCTGCAGGCCGCAGCGGAGCTGAAGTTCGAGCTCGCGGCCCGGCTGCGCGACGAGGTGCAGGACCTCAAGAAGGCGCTCCGGCAGATGGAGTCCGCCGGGCATGTCCGCTGA
- a CDS encoding MFS transporter — protein MTTATPAAPTKGTPIRGRIRGRVLILLCFMYAISYIDRTNISTALPHITEDFGFNETTAGLIVSAFALPYALLQVFGGTIAEKFGPRKALFVITVVWGVATLWTGFSVGFWTLFAARALLGLSEAAAFPAATQAMSRWIPRDRNGFAQGVVHSAARLGNALAPLLVAWVIGATGSWRWAFFATAVLSIAWAIVWFVWFRDKPEDTAGIKQVELAELPPVETRATRPPVPWRTLARQILPVTFVDFGYGWVLWVFLTWIPTFLSSTYGLPISQFALFTTLVLLAGVVGDTVGGMLSDRLIHRGGNTRNARRIILVIGLGGSLVCLIPLVIGQGLVVATISLALSFFFLELCNANLWAIPMDVAPQWSGTASGFMNTGFGIAGVVSPIVFGVLIDTTGWQIPFALSCVLLGAAAVVAWFMKPKRLTMTNGVLEIGTPKAEQQPA, from the coding sequence ATGACGACGGCGACCCCCGCCGCACCCACGAAGGGCACCCCGATCCGCGGACGCATCCGCGGCCGGGTGCTCATCCTGCTGTGCTTCATGTACGCGATCTCGTACATCGACCGCACCAACATCTCCACCGCGCTCCCGCACATCACCGAGGACTTCGGCTTCAACGAGACCACGGCGGGACTCATCGTCTCGGCCTTCGCGCTCCCGTACGCCCTGCTCCAGGTCTTCGGCGGCACCATCGCGGAGAAGTTCGGTCCGCGGAAGGCGTTGTTCGTCATCACGGTCGTCTGGGGCGTGGCCACCCTCTGGACGGGGTTCTCGGTCGGCTTCTGGACCCTGTTCGCGGCGCGGGCGCTCCTCGGCCTCAGCGAGGCGGCGGCGTTCCCGGCGGCCACGCAGGCGATGAGCCGCTGGATCCCGCGGGACCGGAACGGCTTCGCCCAGGGCGTCGTGCACTCGGCGGCACGCCTCGGCAACGCCCTCGCACCGCTCCTGGTCGCGTGGGTCATCGGCGCGACCGGCAGCTGGCGCTGGGCGTTCTTCGCGACCGCCGTGCTCTCCATCGCGTGGGCGATCGTCTGGTTCGTCTGGTTCCGCGACAAGCCCGAGGACACCGCCGGCATCAAGCAGGTCGAGCTCGCCGAGCTCCCGCCGGTCGAGACCCGTGCGACGCGCCCGCCCGTGCCCTGGCGCACGCTCGCGCGCCAGATCCTGCCGGTCACGTTCGTCGACTTCGGCTACGGCTGGGTCCTGTGGGTGTTCCTCACCTGGATCCCGACCTTCCTCAGCTCGACCTACGGCCTGCCGATCAGCCAGTTCGCGCTCTTCACGACGCTGGTCCTGCTCGCAGGCGTCGTCGGCGACACCGTGGGCGGCATGCTCAGCGACCGGCTCATCCACCGCGGCGGGAACACCCGCAACGCCCGGCGGATCATCCTCGTCATCGGTCTCGGCGGCTCGCTCGTGTGCCTCATCCCCCTCGTCATCGGCCAGGGACTCGTCGTCGCGACGATCTCGCTCGCGCTGTCGTTCTTCTTCCTGGAGCTCTGCAACGCCAACCTCTGGGCGATCCCGATGGACGTCGCCCCGCAGTGGTCCGGCACCGCGTCCGGCTTCATGAACACCGGGTTCGGCATCGCCGGGGTCGTCTCGCCGATCGTCTTCGGTGTCCTGATCGACACGACCGGCTGGCAGATCCCGTTCGCGCTCTCCTGCGTCCTGCTCGGCGCCGCCGCGGTGGTCGCGTGGTTCATGAAGCCGAAACGGCTCACGATGACGAACGGCGTCCTCGAGATCGGCACGCCGAAGGCGGAGCAGCAGCCCGCCTGA
- a CDS encoding acyltransferase, with product MSTSTAAGEQTPTRTAAGKPRHLYEVDVLRILTFACVIGVHTTSHTVATDDVPLNALLGLLHFTRLVFFSLTAFVLVYSYTLRPRPMAQFWPKRFLLVGVPYLAWSFVYVLSSWLLDSTRRGDVPDLVRTFAEGVVTGTSWYHLYFLLVTMQVYLLLPVITWLVRKTRRHHVTLLVVTLVVQLVVFAGYKYYPASDAWLQGYQKQFFFSYVFFIVSGAVAADHADGFLRFIRVHRAAVLWGFAGVGVLTLGVWALQVGLGQSLYAAGTPLQPDQVIWSSAVFVGFLAIGARWADRRRPGSPLARFIDYGSDRSFGIFLSHPFMIWILLYGDSWLEQVVPKPWLTLVTYVLVLGLSVAATELFRWTPLSVPLTGRPSLASRGQREARARKRASAAPVPQRSPEPVEPDDALVGETDDVGRRAGR from the coding sequence GTGAGCACGAGCACGGCCGCCGGCGAGCAGACGCCGACCCGCACGGCTGCCGGGAAGCCCCGGCACCTGTACGAGGTCGACGTCCTCCGCATCCTCACGTTCGCGTGCGTCATCGGCGTGCACACCACGAGCCACACCGTCGCCACGGACGACGTCCCGCTCAACGCGCTGCTCGGGCTGCTGCACTTCACGCGCCTGGTGTTCTTCTCACTGACCGCGTTCGTCCTCGTCTACAGCTACACGCTCCGGCCCCGCCCGATGGCGCAGTTCTGGCCGAAGCGCTTCCTGCTCGTCGGGGTGCCGTACCTGGCGTGGTCCTTCGTCTACGTCCTGTCGTCGTGGCTCCTCGACAGCACCCGCCGCGGTGACGTGCCCGACCTCGTCCGCACCTTCGCCGAAGGCGTCGTCACCGGGACCTCGTGGTACCACCTCTACTTCCTGCTCGTCACGATGCAGGTGTACCTGCTGCTGCCGGTCATCACGTGGCTCGTCCGGAAGACGCGTCGGCACCACGTGACGCTCCTGGTCGTGACGCTCGTCGTGCAGCTCGTGGTGTTCGCCGGCTACAAGTACTACCCCGCGAGCGACGCGTGGCTGCAGGGGTACCAGAAGCAGTTCTTCTTCTCGTACGTGTTCTTCATCGTGTCCGGAGCGGTCGCGGCCGACCACGCGGACGGGTTCCTCCGCTTCATCCGGGTGCACCGCGCCGCCGTCCTGTGGGGCTTCGCCGGCGTCGGCGTGCTCACCCTCGGCGTGTGGGCACTGCAGGTCGGCCTCGGCCAGTCGCTGTACGCCGCCGGCACGCCCCTGCAACCCGACCAGGTGATCTGGAGCAGCGCGGTCTTCGTCGGCTTCCTCGCTATCGGGGCCCGGTGGGCGGACCGTCGTCGCCCGGGGAGCCCCCTCGCCCGCTTCATCGACTACGGCTCGGACCGCTCGTTCGGCATCTTCCTGAGCCACCCGTTCATGATCTGGATCCTGCTGTACGGCGACAGCTGGCTCGAGCAGGTCGTGCCGAAGCCGTGGCTCACGCTCGTGACGTACGTGCTCGTGCTCGGCCTGTCCGTCGCGGCGACGGAGCTCTTCCGCTGGACCCCGCTGAGCGTGCCGCTCACCGGTCGGCCGTCGCTCGCCTCGCGCGGGCAGCGTGAGGCGCGTGCGCGGAAGCGTGCGTCTGCCGCGCCGGTGCCGCAGCGGTCGCCGGAACCGGTGGAGCCGGACGACGCGCTGGTCGGCGAGACGGACGACGTGGGGCGGCGCGCCGGGCGTTGA